One part of the Granulicella arctica genome encodes these proteins:
- a CDS encoding ImmA/IrrE family metallo-endopeptidase, translating to MSRIRTERRRDPDVTALVEAGGGLSDARSLVLTQARKLNASYRRFESSGNTPMERLKFIASLQGLTLAPMNIERSRHERRDAVVILNGATSRKRGQILYNPDRPSGRRAFSIAHEIAHTFFPSTSGGARFREMTANDAQEMSELERLCDLGAAEVLMPREEFQASVGGHWGIDCVERLIAEFGSSREATVFRLASAYPGMAAAGLLCFRRTKGDQAKLESMMQYPQTSLFDFSSSAKSAAGIADPKYRRQSFHTSDDFPTTHTVRWNKSFDEDSIVYKVGPNGVMSSGEPLPNGIELKGILEVVQAPYQRDHADIEHPDILFYWRAA from the coding sequence ATGAGCCGCATTCGGACGGAAAGAAGGCGCGATCCCGATGTCACTGCACTTGTCGAGGCAGGTGGTGGTCTCAGTGACGCGCGTTCACTCGTACTGACACAGGCGCGCAAACTGAATGCGAGCTACCGACGCTTTGAGAGTTCCGGCAATACTCCGATGGAGAGGCTGAAGTTTATCGCCTCTCTTCAAGGGCTAACACTGGCACCCATGAATATTGAGCGGTCGCGACATGAACGGCGCGATGCTGTCGTCATTCTCAATGGAGCGACCAGCAGGAAGCGCGGACAGATTTTGTATAACCCAGACCGTCCCTCTGGCCGTCGGGCCTTCTCAATCGCACACGAGATCGCGCATACCTTTTTCCCTTCTACTTCAGGGGGAGCCCGGTTTCGTGAGATGACGGCAAACGATGCACAGGAGATGAGCGAGTTGGAGCGGCTCTGCGACTTAGGCGCTGCCGAGGTATTGATGCCCAGGGAAGAGTTTCAGGCATCGGTCGGCGGGCATTGGGGGATCGACTGTGTCGAGCGGCTAATTGCGGAGTTTGGAAGTTCCCGCGAGGCGACAGTATTCAGATTGGCTTCTGCCTATCCTGGCATGGCCGCCGCTGGTCTGCTCTGCTTCCGCAGGACTAAGGGAGACCAAGCCAAGCTGGAATCAATGATGCAGTATCCCCAGACGAGTCTCTTCGATTTCTCTAGCTCTGCCAAATCCGCTGCCGGGATCGCTGACCCGAAGTACCGAAGGCAATCATTCCATACATCGGATGACTTCCCTACAACTCATACGGTGCGCTGGAACAAGTCCTTCGATGAAGATTCCATCGTATATAAAGTAGGGCCAAACGGAGTCATGTCATCTGGAGAGCCACTTCCAAATGGCATAGAACTCAAAGGCATACTCGAAGTAGTACAGGCCCCCTACCAACGGGACCACGCCGATATCGAGCATCCCGATATTCTTTTCTACTGGCGAGCGGCATGA
- a CDS encoding AAA family ATPase yields the protein MPQTDLDALFNRRLEFPDMDAAKRLHRLVGLDDKKSRLTKTLGVLVNSAGPQAWAKKHHKDAVVLLDYLARRPPLVILAGDVGTGKTELSETIGDAVARQENIPITLFPMSLSTRGSGRVGEMTQLLSEAFDAVVTYATRLRGRGAKASGAVIMLVDEGDALTQSREATQMHHEDRAGVNAFIRGVDRLAEQHLPVVVILCTNRLASIDPAVQRRAADIFHFERPNEIQRHAVLEGPLTEAGFTTQEITKLVKATGPAEHSAIGFTFSDLTQRFLPTLVLDAYPDKPLSFPRALELVKEMKPTPQFQNGQGERR from the coding sequence ATGCCACAGACGGATCTGGATGCATTGTTCAATCGACGGTTGGAGTTTCCCGACATGGATGCGGCGAAGCGATTGCATCGACTTGTGGGCCTGGACGACAAAAAGTCGCGGCTCACAAAGACTCTAGGGGTTCTCGTCAATAGCGCCGGACCGCAGGCTTGGGCCAAGAAGCACCATAAGGACGCTGTGGTACTGCTGGACTACCTTGCTCGTCGACCACCGTTGGTGATTCTCGCAGGTGACGTGGGGACCGGGAAAACGGAACTGTCGGAGACGATTGGGGATGCTGTAGCTCGGCAAGAGAATATCCCCATCACGCTTTTTCCGATGAGTCTTTCCACTCGGGGGAGCGGCAGGGTCGGGGAGATGACCCAGCTTCTCAGCGAAGCATTTGACGCCGTCGTAACCTACGCGACCCGCCTTCGCGGAAGGGGTGCCAAGGCTAGCGGTGCCGTGATCATGCTGGTCGATGAAGGGGATGCACTCACTCAAAGCCGAGAAGCAACCCAGATGCATCATGAAGACCGCGCTGGAGTGAACGCCTTCATTCGAGGCGTGGATCGCCTGGCAGAACAGCATCTTCCGGTCGTTGTGATTCTCTGTACAAATCGTCTCGCCTCGATTGATCCTGCCGTACAACGAAGAGCTGCCGACATCTTTCATTTTGAACGACCAAACGAGATCCAACGCCATGCTGTTTTGGAAGGCCCACTGACCGAAGCCGGTTTTACGACGCAGGAAATCACAAAACTGGTCAAGGCAACCGGCCCTGCGGAACACTCTGCGATTGGCTTTACATTCTCCGACCTGACGCAACGTTTTCTTCCTACCTTAGTGCTCGATGCCTACCCTGATAAACCCCTTTCCTTCCCTCGGGCCTTAGAGCTTGTGAAAGAAATGAAGCCAACTCCGCAGTTCCAGAATGGCCAAGGAGAAAGGCGATGA
- a CDS encoding CBASS oligonucleotide cyclase, with the protein MARSHVSHGDLVQFADDRVNLKKDDAVDLRRQANLLRDKLETYLGDHPDFELRKMLLSGSLAKGTALKSISDIDVACYISGDVAPHKVSELIPWLAKRLEKAFPNFKPEQITRKNYSVGVKFITTGNEVDIVPILYSGDPEWRGLLISKDTGEELMTSVPLHLRFIRKRKDENKTHFAQIVRFVKFWANIQKQGDENFRFKSFMAELLVAHLADTGVKLNDYPEALSAVFNYMASDEFRSTIAFSDYYKVSDCKSTTDPIRMWDPVNCENNVAKLYTEKNRGLLFEAALDAGDAIDAALRATTKEDTVRYWRKVFGPSFSV; encoded by the coding sequence ATGGCACGTTCGCACGTTTCACATGGTGATCTTGTCCAATTCGCGGATGATCGCGTCAATCTCAAGAAAGATGACGCGGTCGATCTCCGACGTCAGGCCAATCTGCTGCGCGACAAGCTGGAAACGTACCTGGGTGACCATCCCGATTTCGAGCTGCGGAAGATGCTTCTCTCCGGAAGCCTCGCCAAGGGCACGGCTCTGAAATCCATTAGCGATATCGACGTGGCCTGCTATATCAGCGGCGATGTGGCTCCACACAAAGTCTCGGAGCTGATTCCGTGGCTTGCGAAACGGTTGGAGAAGGCGTTTCCAAACTTCAAGCCTGAGCAAATTACGCGAAAGAACTACTCCGTGGGTGTGAAGTTCATTACGACTGGAAACGAAGTAGACATCGTTCCGATTCTGTATTCGGGAGACCCAGAGTGGCGGGGCTTACTGATCTCTAAGGATACCGGCGAGGAACTGATGACGAGTGTTCCGCTGCACCTCAGGTTCATTCGGAAGCGCAAAGACGAGAACAAAACCCACTTCGCTCAGATCGTGCGGTTCGTTAAGTTCTGGGCGAATATCCAAAAGCAAGGCGATGAAAACTTCCGCTTCAAATCTTTCATGGCAGAGTTGCTCGTCGCACACCTCGCGGACACTGGCGTGAAGTTGAATGACTACCCGGAGGCGCTGTCTGCTGTCTTCAACTATATGGCGTCCGATGAGTTCCGTTCGACAATCGCCTTCAGCGATTACTACAAGGTTTCAGACTGCAAGAGCACAACTGATCCGATCCGTATGTGGGACCCGGTCAACTGCGAAAACAACGTCGCCAAGCTCTACACAGAAAAGAACCGAGGATTGCTGTTCGAGGCGGCACTTGATGCGGGTGACGCTATCGATGCGGCGTTGAGAGCGACAACGAAGGAAGATACGGTTCGCTATTGGCGGAAGGTCTTCGGACCATCATTCAGCGTTTAG
- a CDS encoding helix-turn-helix domain-containing protein: protein MADDKILDLVRLGQTIRSLRLGKGWSLSELAEKSGVSKAYISDLENGNAGKPNIQYVYSVATALDVTLDELLGESKPKPHRVEKRRNEDLPPGLLELQQELNLTAEDVELLADMNFRGHRPRDKEGWRFLLEALRMVSQRPNQK from the coding sequence ATGGCTGACGATAAGATACTGGATTTAGTGAGACTCGGGCAGACGATCCGCTCATTGCGGCTCGGGAAGGGCTGGAGCCTTTCGGAGTTGGCCGAGAAAAGCGGCGTATCCAAGGCATATATCTCGGATTTGGAGAATGGAAATGCCGGAAAGCCGAATATTCAATATGTCTATTCTGTTGCCACGGCCCTAGATGTGACTTTGGACGAACTCTTAGGAGAGTCGAAACCAAAACCGCACCGGGTCGAAAAGCGCAGAAATGAAGATCTGCCCCCTGGTCTGTTAGAGCTACAGCAAGAGCTTAACCTAACGGCAGAAGATGTTGAGCTGTTGGCTGATATGAACTTCCGCGGGCACCGTCCGCGAGATAAGGAAGGCTGGAGATTTTTACTTGAAGCTTTGCGGATGGTAAGTCAGAGGCCAAATCAAAAATAA
- a CDS encoding SAVED domain-containing protein → MTQAVATRRDGDTFQARFFWQKAARMLIANTHISRVGFEKGPKGFDDVWVEYLGYAAPKDFQGLSILRDHYQCKWHVTSGQYGYRDIVDPEFINATSHSLLQRARQAQLQYAPDGTGCRFRLYTNWRIAFDDPLRELIHQRAHNLRLDRMYQGTTARSASGQLRQLWRDHLNIPDEALRVLARTLAFTETTESLDDGRDRLNELFHTAGLKPIRPNESSCIYDDLAFQWLAQGRLVFDRSTFYAACKEEGLLDQGHAAPIVFGVKSFEHPTDILEERCTAVLNLLPKFYDRQIRPESAWETDLYPELRAFLIASAKATDRLRLALDAHVTLAVATGTILDVKSGRIIEIEQRTGARQIWAPDDREPSKDWCSLVSTIEKSDETSHDILVTVSLTRDVEPMVRSYMESTELKYRVRLSAVPSSGPGSASVQCGRHAVDLAEELMRRIGDQRAAIGFSGRVHLFLAVPNGFAFFLGQRLKPAGRVILYEYDFEGLNGGSYEPSLGLPVGSRNP, encoded by the coding sequence ATGACACAGGCTGTTGCCACAAGGCGAGATGGCGATACGTTCCAAGCCCGCTTTTTTTGGCAGAAAGCGGCTCGGATGCTGATCGCAAACACCCATATTTCACGAGTGGGCTTTGAGAAGGGTCCCAAGGGATTTGACGACGTCTGGGTTGAGTATCTCGGCTATGCCGCGCCCAAGGACTTTCAAGGGTTGTCGATTCTCCGGGATCATTATCAATGCAAGTGGCATGTCACTTCGGGGCAGTACGGCTATCGCGATATCGTTGATCCCGAATTTATCAACGCGACGTCACACTCTCTTCTCCAGCGCGCGAGGCAGGCCCAGCTTCAGTATGCCCCGGATGGAACCGGATGCCGGTTCCGTCTCTACACCAACTGGAGAATAGCGTTCGATGATCCTCTGCGCGAACTCATTCATCAGAGAGCGCACAATCTTCGCCTGGACAGAATGTATCAAGGGACGACAGCTCGGAGCGCATCAGGACAACTACGGCAGCTCTGGCGCGATCATCTAAATATTCCCGATGAGGCTCTTAGGGTCCTCGCGCGAACACTTGCGTTTACGGAAACCACAGAATCGCTGGATGATGGTCGTGACAGGCTGAATGAGCTCTTCCATACCGCCGGCCTAAAACCTATCCGCCCCAACGAAAGCTCCTGCATTTATGATGACTTGGCATTCCAATGGCTTGCACAGGGCCGTCTTGTATTCGATCGATCCACATTCTATGCTGCGTGCAAAGAGGAGGGGCTGCTCGACCAGGGGCATGCCGCCCCCATCGTCTTCGGCGTTAAGTCCTTTGAGCACCCAACGGATATTCTTGAAGAGCGCTGCACAGCAGTCCTTAATCTCCTCCCTAAGTTTTATGACAGACAGATTCGTCCGGAATCCGCCTGGGAAACTGATCTCTATCCTGAGCTTCGGGCTTTTCTTATTGCATCAGCAAAAGCAACGGACCGATTGCGCCTGGCACTCGATGCGCATGTGACGCTTGCAGTAGCCACCGGCACGATCCTAGACGTGAAGAGTGGTCGAATCATCGAAATCGAGCAAAGAACAGGCGCTCGCCAAATTTGGGCTCCTGATGACCGAGAGCCATCCAAAGACTGGTGTTCTCTTGTATCCACCATCGAAAAGTCAGATGAAACTTCGCACGACATTCTTGTGACCGTAAGCCTAACGAGAGATGTGGAGCCGATGGTTCGCTCGTATATGGAATCTACTGAGTTGAAATATCGAGTGCGTCTTTCCGCGGTCCCTTCGTCAGGTCCAGGTTCGGCCAGTGTGCAATGTGGCCGACACGCGGTCGATCTTGCAGAGGAGTTAATGAGGAGGATTGGGGATCAACGCGCCGCAATAGGCTTCTCTGGACGCGTGCATCTCTTTTTAGCAGTACCCAACGGCTTTGCCTTTTTCCTTGGACAGCGTCTCAAGCCGGCAGGCAGGGTGATTCTTTATGAATACGACTTTGAGGGGCTTAATGGGGGTTCC